A genome region from Geminicoccus roseus DSM 18922 includes the following:
- the odhB gene encoding 2-oxoglutarate dehydrogenase complex dihydrolipoyllysine-residue succinyltransferase: protein MSVEIRVPKLGESVSEATIAKWLKKVGDSVAVDEPLVELETDKVNLEVPSPVAGVLAEIVAEEGTDVAVDSMLGSITEGGAGAAPATDGKAAAPVIEAKEPAAPQGAAAAMAKPATPERSPAAAAAGSGADQAGPAARKLAGEAGIDLASVPPSGPKGNVTKGDVQAAAAAPKPSAPAAAPAAAAGSRSGREERVRMTRLRKRIAERLKEAQNTAAMLTTFNEVDMGAVMALRSQYQDVFQKKHGIKLGFMSFFVKAVIDALKVYPAVNAEIDGDDVVYKHYYDIGVAVSTEQGLVVPVLRDADTASLAGIEKNIADLGKRARDGKLGMEDLTGGTFTITNGGTFGSLMSTPIINPPQVGILGMHKIQQRPMVMAGGKIEARPMMYIALSYDHRIIDGKEAVSFLVRVKETIEDPQRLLIEA, encoded by the coding sequence ATGAGCGTCGAGATCCGGGTGCCGAAGCTCGGCGAATCGGTAAGTGAGGCCACGATCGCGAAGTGGCTGAAGAAGGTGGGCGACAGCGTGGCGGTCGACGAGCCGCTGGTGGAGCTGGAGACCGACAAGGTCAACCTCGAGGTCCCCTCCCCGGTGGCGGGCGTGCTGGCCGAGATCGTCGCCGAGGAAGGCACCGATGTCGCCGTTGATTCGATGCTGGGCTCGATCACCGAAGGCGGTGCCGGTGCGGCGCCCGCGACCGACGGCAAGGCGGCGGCTCCGGTGATCGAGGCCAAGGAGCCGGCCGCGCCGCAGGGTGCCGCCGCCGCCATGGCCAAGCCGGCGACCCCGGAGCGGAGCCCGGCGGCTGCCGCCGCGGGCAGCGGCGCCGATCAGGCCGGCCCGGCCGCGCGCAAGCTCGCCGGCGAGGCCGGCATCGACCTGGCCTCGGTGCCGCCCTCCGGTCCCAAGGGCAACGTGACCAAGGGCGACGTCCAGGCGGCGGCCGCGGCACCCAAGCCCTCTGCCCCGGCGGCGGCCCCGGCCGCGGCTGCGGGATCGCGCTCCGGCCGCGAGGAGCGGGTCCGGATGACCCGCCTGCGCAAGCGGATCGCCGAGCGCCTGAAGGAGGCGCAGAACACCGCCGCCATGCTCACGACCTTCAACGAGGTCGACATGGGCGCGGTCATGGCGCTGCGCAGCCAGTACCAGGACGTGTTCCAGAAAAAGCACGGCATCAAGCTCGGCTTCATGTCGTTCTTCGTGAAGGCGGTGATCGACGCGCTCAAGGTGTATCCGGCGGTCAATGCCGAGATCGACGGCGACGACGTCGTCTACAAGCACTACTACGACATCGGTGTGGCGGTCTCCACCGAGCAGGGCCTGGTCGTGCCGGTGCTGCGCGACGCCGACACCGCGTCGCTGGCCGGGATCGAGAAGAACATCGCCGACCTCGGCAAGCGCGCCCGCGACGGCAAGCTTGGCATGGAGGACCTGACCGGCGGCACCTTCACCATCACCAATGGCGGCACGTTCGGCTCGCTGATGAGCACGCCGATCATCAACCCGCCGCAGGTGGGCATCCTTGGCATGCACAAGATCCAGCAGCGGCCGATGGTGATGGCCGGCGGCAAGATCGAGGCGCGGCCGATGATGTACATCGCGCTCAGCTACGACCACCGGATCATCGACGGCAAGGAAGCGGTCAGCTTCCTGGTGCGGGTCAAGGAGACCATCGAGGATCCGCAGCGCCTCCTGATCGAGGCGTGA